The following proteins come from a genomic window of Aequorivita marisscotiae:
- a CDS encoding universal stress protein, with the protein MKNILLPTDFSKNSKNAIRYALQFFKGETCTFHILNTQKPTGYLTADMLYSTPGTSVYDSILKENKTELEKMVRFCESISENENFTFIPNIDFDDIEAAVNQTVARHNIHLIIMGTNGATGAKEVIFGSNTIKIIRNVNCPVLVIPEGYAFEKINSVLLSLNYQNDVLQKSFEVVLNIVKKHNAALKILDIEEADIVVSPQKNHTEAVFKKHGFERYTIKNVPAPLAISSFVQIIPIQLHAMVTRRKSFLDRFIFGSESSKISYATVVPLLVLHE; encoded by the coding sequence ATGAAAAACATACTTCTGCCAACAGATTTTTCAAAAAATTCAAAGAATGCCATCAGGTATGCGCTACAGTTTTTTAAAGGTGAAACGTGTACTTTCCATATTTTAAACACTCAAAAACCAACAGGCTACCTTACTGCAGATATGCTTTACAGTACGCCGGGTACTTCGGTTTATGACAGTATTCTAAAGGAAAATAAAACAGAACTCGAAAAAATGGTTCGTTTTTGTGAATCTATTTCGGAAAATGAAAACTTCACCTTCATTCCAAATATAGATTTTGATGATATTGAAGCCGCAGTAAACCAAACAGTTGCCAGACACAACATACACCTAATAATCATGGGAACCAACGGCGCCACTGGGGCAAAAGAAGTAATTTTTGGCAGTAATACCATTAAAATTATACGCAATGTAAATTGCCCCGTACTCGTTATTCCGGAAGGATACGCTTTCGAAAAAATAAATTCCGTTTTGCTCTCGCTAAACTATCAAAACGACGTTTTGCAAAAATCGTTCGAAGTTGTATTAAATATCGTAAAAAAGCACAATGCCGCACTTAAGATTCTAGATATTGAAGAAGCAGATATTGTAGTTTCGCCCCAGAAAAACCATACCGAGGCAGTTTTTAAAAAACACGGTTTTGAACGCTATACCATAAAAAACGTGCCAGCACCATTGGCAATAAGTTCATTTGTACAAATAATCCCCATTCAACTGCACGCCATGGTTACCAGACGAAAAAGCTTTTTAGATCGTTTTATTTTTGGCTCGGAAAGTTCAAAAATTAGTTATGCTACCGTCGTGCCGCTTTTGGTACTTCA